The following are encoded together in the Desulfomicrobium apsheronum genome:
- a CDS encoding HDOD domain-containing protein has product MSYIFVVPALLAFAALMYFYVSRKPELEPIVGEDHDPVKINPIVTEQNTFNEWESVLIRALDHIYSGTPSTTGNQMTHVYEPPSALAQTAISNLVKAFDKVGTLHSSLAAIDKPGVSMKELGDLVTRDPLLSSRVLKTINSPFFRVATDVKSIHTAVNILGLTNLKNLIAFGVMPYSLYKHPEHQRMFKNIWQHMNSTAIAASYMARARQDLDSGALYTAGLMHDIGKLVLILLVKDPEEGEVYPQTLDREYERLMATHIQAAQIMARSGSIPEQLRTLVLSHHLPGLLPISQLECDGQQAKSMTVLFLANQVAKLISPHGTLLDDVRRLNQLDPSFREIVSKQEAREILLSPGLIDDVMNNVRLVQATLN; this is encoded by the coding sequence ATGTCATACATTTTCGTAGTACCAGCCCTGCTTGCTTTTGCAGCGCTCATGTATTTTTATGTGTCGCGCAAGCCGGAACTGGAACCCATCGTCGGCGAGGATCATGATCCCGTAAAGATAAACCCGATCGTCACTGAGCAAAATACATTCAATGAGTGGGAATCGGTGTTGATCCGCGCCCTGGATCACATCTACTCAGGTACGCCGTCCACCACCGGCAACCAGATGACCCACGTCTACGAACCGCCTTCGGCGCTGGCTCAAACCGCCATCTCGAATCTGGTCAAGGCCTTCGACAAGGTCGGCACCCTGCATTCCTCCCTGGCCGCCATCGACAAGCCCGGCGTCAGCATGAAGGAACTTGGCGATCTGGTCACCCGCGACCCACTGCTCTCCTCGCGCGTGCTGAAAACCATCAATTCCCCGTTTTTTCGCGTGGCCACGGATGTCAAATCCATCCACACGGCCGTGAACATCCTGGGCCTGACCAATCTGAAAAACCTCATCGCCTTCGGGGTCATGCCCTATTCGCTGTACAAGCACCCTGAACATCAACGCATGTTCAAGAACATCTGGCAGCACATGAACTCCACCGCCATCGCCGCCTCGTACATGGCCAGGGCCAGGCAGGACCTGGACAGCGGCGCCCTGTACACGGCGGGACTGATGCACGACATCGGCAAGCTCGTGCTCATCCTGCTGGTCAAGGATCCCGAGGAGGGCGAAGTGTATCCCCAAACCCTGGACCGTGAATACGAGCGCCTCATGGCCACCCATATCCAGGCCGCCCAGATCATGGCCAGGAGCGGCAGCATTCCGGAGCAGCTGCGCACCCTGGTCCTGAGCCATCATCTCCCCGGCCTGCTCCCGATTTCCCAGCTCGAATGCGACGGGCAGCAGGCCAAGAGCATGACCGTGCTTTTTCTGGCCAACCAGGTGGCCAAGCTCATCTCGCCGCACGGCACCCTGCTCGACGATGTCCGCAGGCTCAACCAGCTCGACCCCAGCTTCCGCGAGATCGTCTCGAAACAGGAAGCCCGGGAAATCCTGCTGAGTCCCGGGCTGATAGATGACGTCATGAACAACGTGCGCCTGGTGCAGGCGACCCTGAACTAG
- the hslV gene encoding ATP-dependent protease subunit HslV: protein MSAPHKEEIMQEMRGTTILAVKDDKGVSVAGDGQVTLGQAIAIKHGARKVRRLYRDRIVCGFAGSTADAFTLFEKFEAKLEEFGGNLVRASVELAKDWRSDKYLRRLEAMLLVADAENILMLSGTGDVIEPDDGVAAIGSGGAYAMSAARALRRHTDLPAEDIVRKSMAIAAEICVYTNDHIIFETVTRNS, encoded by the coding sequence ATGAGCGCACCCCATAAGGAAGAAATCATGCAGGAAATGCGCGGAACAACTATTCTGGCGGTCAAGGACGACAAGGGCGTGTCCGTGGCCGGCGACGGTCAGGTCACGCTTGGGCAGGCCATCGCCATCAAGCACGGAGCCCGCAAGGTCCGACGTCTGTACCGTGACCGCATCGTATGCGGTTTTGCCGGGTCCACGGCCGACGCCTTCACGCTGTTCGAAAAATTTGAAGCAAAACTTGAAGAATTTGGTGGAAATCTGGTCCGTGCCAGTGTGGAGCTGGCCAAGGACTGGCGCAGCGACAAGTATTTGCGTCGTCTTGAGGCCATGCTGCTGGTGGCCGATGCCGAGAATATCCTCATGCTCAGCGGCACCGGGGATGTCATCGAACCTGACGACGGAGTGGCCGCCATCGGCTCCGGCGGGGCCTACGCCATGTCTGCGGCCCGCGCATTGCGCCGCCATACGGACCTTCCGGCCGAGGACATCGTGCGCAAGTCCATGGCCATCGCGGCCGAGATCTGCGTGTACACCAACGACCACATCATCTTTGAAACCGTGACCAGGAACTCCTGA
- the hslU gene encoding ATP-dependent protease ATPase subunit HslU, which yields MNTLTPREIVSELDKYIVGQNQAKRMVAIALRNRWRRRQLDPELAEEIAPKNILMIGPTGVGKTEIARRLARLAGSPFIKVEATKFTEVGYVGRDVESIIRDLMEIGVNLVRQEEEASVRIRAEVSAEERLLDLLLPTKPLESAGVDYIGPESQAADSTREKLRQLWRAGKLDDRLVEVEVSAGGGVQVMGVPGMEGMEMQMQDMFSKVFPKKKKTKKVAVKNAYDILIQSECERLIDMDKVHETARERVQESGIVFLDEIDKICGGNSSGKADVSREGVQRDLLPIVEGSTVNTKYGMVRTDHILFIAAGAFHMSKPSDLVPELQGRFPLRVELAALTKDDFYRILTEPQNALTVQYKALLGTEKIEIVYSDEALHEIARFAQKINEETENIGARRLYTIMEKIVSDLSFEAPDMDAATVTIDRDYVTAALRDVQEDRDLTRYIL from the coding sequence ATGAATACATTGACCCCCCGTGAGATCGTGTCCGAGCTGGACAAATACATTGTCGGCCAGAACCAGGCCAAACGCATGGTCGCCATAGCCCTGCGCAACCGCTGGCGCCGCCGTCAGCTCGACCCCGAGCTGGCCGAGGAGATCGCGCCCAAGAACATCCTCATGATCGGCCCCACAGGCGTGGGCAAGACCGAAATCGCCAGGCGTCTGGCCCGGCTGGCCGGTTCCCCGTTCATCAAGGTCGAGGCCACCAAGTTCACCGAGGTCGGCTATGTGGGGCGCGATGTGGAATCCATCATCCGCGACCTGATGGAGATCGGCGTCAACCTCGTCCGCCAGGAAGAGGAGGCGAGCGTGCGCATAAGGGCCGAGGTTTCGGCCGAAGAGCGTCTGCTGGACCTGCTTTTGCCCACCAAGCCGCTGGAATCGGCCGGAGTCGATTATATCGGCCCTGAATCCCAGGCCGCCGATTCGACCCGTGAAAAGCTTCGTCAGCTGTGGCGGGCGGGCAAGCTCGACGACCGCCTGGTGGAGGTTGAGGTCTCCGCCGGAGGTGGCGTGCAGGTCATGGGCGTGCCGGGCATGGAAGGCATGGAAATGCAGATGCAGGACATGTTCTCCAAAGTCTTCCCCAAGAAAAAGAAGACCAAGAAAGTGGCTGTGAAGAACGCTTACGATATCCTCATCCAGTCCGAGTGCGAGCGCCTTATCGACATGGACAAGGTGCACGAAACCGCCCGCGAACGGGTTCAGGAATCGGGCATCGTCTTTCTGGACGAGATCGACAAGATCTGCGGCGGGAACAGTTCGGGCAAGGCCGACGTTTCGCGCGAGGGCGTGCAGCGCGACCTTTTGCCCATCGTCGAGGGCAGCACCGTCAACACCAAGTACGGCATGGTCCGCACCGATCACATTCTCTTCATCGCGGCCGGAGCCTTTCACATGTCCAAGCCCTCGGATCTGGTGCCCGAGTTGCAGGGGCGCTTTCCCCTGCGCGTCGAGCTTGCGGCCCTGACCAAGGATGATTTCTATCGCATCCTGACCGAGCCCCAGAACGCGCTTACCGTGCAGTACAAGGCGCTGCTCGGCACGGAAAAGATCGAGATCGTGTACAGCGACGAGGCGCTTCATGAAATCGCCCGTTTTGCCCAGAAGATAAACGAGGAAACTGAAAACATCGGCGCGCGCAGGCTTTACACAATCATGGAGAAGATTGTCTCCGACCTGTCTTTCGAAGCCCCGGACATGGACGCCGCCACGGTGACCATCGATCGGGATTACGTCACGGCGGCTCTGCGCGATGTGCAGGAGGACCGGGATCTGACGCGCTACATTCTGTAG
- the argB gene encoding acetylglutamate kinase, with protein MSQEALRAAFLLEALPYIREFYGQTIVIKYGGHAMKDEALRKSFALNIQLLRYIGVNPVIVHGGGPQIGNMLKQLGITSEFRQGLRVTDDATMDVVEMVLVGKVNKEIVNLINTQGGRAVGLSGKDGRMIWAQKLEMAVERADAPPEIIDLGNVGEVVAVDTSVISSLQAANFIPVIAPVGVDEEGHTYNINADSVASAVAVAVGAKKLILLTDVPGVLDKKGELISSMTLHQAVHALEQGVVTGGMIPKIKCCLEAVDGGVSKAHILDGRVENVILLEMFTQGGIGSEITSK; from the coding sequence ATGTCACAAGAAGCATTGAGAGCCGCCTTTCTTCTGGAGGCGCTGCCTTATATCCGCGAGTTTTACGGCCAGACCATCGTCATCAAATACGGCGGTCACGCCATGAAGGACGAGGCCCTGCGCAAGAGCTTCGCCCTGAACATCCAGCTTTTGCGTTACATCGGCGTCAATCCGGTCATCGTGCACGGCGGCGGGCCGCAGATCGGAAACATGCTCAAGCAGCTCGGCATCACCTCCGAGTTCCGCCAGGGCCTGCGCGTCACCGACGACGCGACCATGGACGTGGTCGAGATGGTGCTGGTGGGTAAGGTCAACAAGGAGATCGTCAATCTGATCAACACCCAGGGCGGCCGGGCCGTGGGCCTGTCCGGCAAGGACGGACGGATGATCTGGGCCCAGAAGCTGGAGATGGCCGTGGAGCGCGCCGACGCGCCGCCCGAGATCATCGACCTTGGCAATGTCGGTGAGGTCGTGGCCGTGGACACTTCGGTCATCAGCTCCCTGCAGGCCGCCAATTTCATTCCGGTCATCGCCCCGGTGGGCGTGGACGAGGAAGGGCACACCTACAACATCAACGCCGACTCGGTTGCCAGCGCCGTGGCCGTGGCCGTGGGCGCCAAGAAGCTCATCCTGCTGACCGACGTGCCCGGCGTTCTGGACAAGAAGGGCGAGCTCATCTCCTCCATGACCCTGCATCAGGCGGTGCATGCCCTGGAGCAGGGCGTGGTCACGGGCGGCATGATCCCCAAGATCAAGTGCTGCCTGGAGGCCGTGGACGGCGGCGTGTCCAAGGCCCACATCCTGGACGGCCGGGTGGAGAACGTCATCCTGCTCGAAATGTTCACCCAGGGCGGTATCGGTTCGGAGATCACGAGCAAATAG
- the gcvPB gene encoding aminomethyl-transferring glycine dehydrogenase subunit GcvPB has translation MKTMFSDSAKGRTGVWPDAPKGNPSSTIPDELLRGCAPKLPELSEIDVIRHFTRLSRLNYSVDSNFYPLGSCTMKYNPKFTEVVAAQPGFTSVHPLIPQLKGAGNMTQGALEVLYETEQLLAEITGMDAFTLQPMAGAHGELTGVMLMAAYHNDKGNKKTKIIVPDSAHGTNPASAAIAGYDVVSIESKNGMIDPDELEKVLDDEVAGLMMTCPNTLGLFECGLERIVKLVHGVDGLLYYDGANLNAIMGKMRVGDVGFDVVHLNLHKTFATPHGGGGPGSGPVGVSKRLVDYLPVSRVVKLEDGQYYLNYDYPKSIGYIAPFYGNFGVILKAYAYILRLGREGIVRASENAVLAANYMRKRLEDHLEIPHDRICMHEFVASAAKQSEKGVRALDLAKALLDKGHYAPTIYFPLIVKECLMFEPTETESKETLDGFVDDLIEILGRVDTDAQSIQNAPVTTPVERLDEVRAARSMELVDDAGL, from the coding sequence GTGAAAACCATGTTCTCCGATTCCGCCAAGGGCAGAACCGGCGTGTGGCCCGACGCCCCCAAGGGGAATCCGTCGTCCACCATCCCGGACGAACTGCTGCGCGGCTGCGCCCCGAAACTCCCCGAACTGTCCGAAATAGACGTCATCCGTCATTTCACCAGGCTTTCGCGCCTCAATTACAGCGTGGACAGCAATTTCTATCCCCTCGGGTCGTGCACCATGAAGTACAACCCGAAATTCACCGAAGTCGTGGCCGCCCAGCCCGGGTTCACCTCCGTGCACCCGCTCATTCCGCAGCTCAAGGGAGCCGGAAACATGACCCAGGGCGCCCTGGAAGTGCTCTACGAGACCGAGCAGCTGCTGGCCGAGATCACCGGCATGGACGCCTTCACCCTGCAGCCCATGGCAGGAGCCCACGGCGAACTGACCGGGGTCATGCTCATGGCCGCCTATCACAACGACAAGGGCAACAAGAAGACCAAGATCATCGTGCCCGACTCGGCCCACGGCACCAACCCCGCCTCGGCGGCCATCGCCGGGTACGATGTCGTCTCCATCGAATCCAAGAACGGGATGATCGACCCCGACGAGCTGGAAAAGGTCCTGGATGACGAGGTCGCGGGACTGATGATGACCTGCCCCAACACCCTGGGACTCTTTGAATGCGGCCTGGAACGCATCGTCAAGCTGGTCCACGGCGTGGACGGGCTGCTCTACTACGACGGCGCGAACCTGAACGCCATCATGGGCAAGATGCGTGTCGGCGACGTGGGCTTCGACGTCGTGCACCTGAACCTGCACAAGACCTTCGCCACCCCCCACGGCGGCGGCGGACCCGGCTCCGGCCCCGTGGGCGTGAGCAAGCGTCTGGTGGACTATCTGCCCGTTTCGCGCGTGGTGAAGCTCGAAGACGGCCAATACTACCTGAACTACGACTATCCCAAATCCATCGGGTACATCGCGCCCTTCTACGGCAACTTCGGGGTCATCCTCAAAGCCTACGCCTACATCCTGCGCCTGGGCCGCGAAGGCATCGTGCGCGCCTCGGAAAATGCGGTCCTGGCCGCCAACTACATGCGCAAGCGTCTGGAGGATCATCTTGAAATCCCCCACGACCGCATCTGCATGCACGAGTTCGTGGCCTCGGCCGCGAAGCAGTCCGAAAAGGGCGTGCGCGCCCTGGATCTGGCCAAGGCCCTGCTCGACAAGGGACACTACGCCCCGACCATCTACTTTCCGCTCATCGTCAAGGAATGCCTGATGTTCGAGCCTACGGAAACGGAAAGCAAGGAAACCCTTGATGGATTCGTCGATGACCTGATCGAGATACTCGGACGTGTCGATACCGATGCGCAGTCAATTCAAAACGCTCCCGTGACCACTCCAGTGGAGCGCCTCGACGAGGTACGCGCGGCCAGAAGCATGGAGCTTGTGGACGACGCCGGACTCTGA
- a CDS encoding DUF3999 family protein produces MIAAPVVLGGEDRLLPEPNHAAFVLWAVLGLGVVLLGFMAWQLVRTLDQKKMTAGRHLIRQSTKAAQV; encoded by the coding sequence GTGATAGCGGCGCCGGTTGTTCTGGGCGGCGAGGACCGTCTGTTGCCGGAACCCAATCATGCCGCATTTGTGCTTTGGGCGGTGCTTGGCCTGGGGGTGGTCCTGCTTGGGTTCATGGCGTGGCAGCTGGTGCGGACCCTGGATCAAAAAAAAATGACTGCCGGACGTCACCTGATCCGGCAGTCGACAAAAGCAGCGCAGGTCTAG